A single genomic interval of Novosphingobium ginsenosidimutans harbors:
- the ubiB gene encoding 2-polyprenylphenol 6-hydroxylase, translating to MTRPATHLLRLLRWGRTLARHGALRGIEQDRNTPPPVKRLFRLARLGTFQPRVPDYAGAFQAIGPAAIKLGQTLATRPDLVGEEAAYNLLSLQDSLPPVPFASISAEIEASFGKPLDALFASIDPVPVGAASIAQVHKGVTTDGRTVAIKVLRPGIREKFAADIETYEWAAAHLEALGGEAARLRPRLVIANLKRWTMRELDLRREAASASELADAMKGFEGYRIPAIDWDRTNGRVMTIEWIDGIKISDRAALEASGVDLPELASRLVIAFLTQAISYGYFHADMHQGNLFVQPDGTIAAIDFGIMGRIDRRARYWLAEILYGLTTGNYRRVAEIHFEAQYVPSYHSVDEFATALRAVGEPMRGKPVSELSVGQMLDGLFAITRDFDMQTQPHLLLLQKTMVMVEGLATALHPGINMWDTSGPFVKNWIRDELGPEAALADRLKEDGETLLRLPGLLRRLEEQFPPKGGAPEQPPLPDIELVWDRRQASAGRGWGGYLLALLAGGAAVWGAGLAGWL from the coding sequence ATGACCCGTCCGGCGACTCATTTGCTGCGATTGCTGCGCTGGGGCCGAACCCTGGCCCGCCACGGCGCGCTGCGCGGGATCGAGCAGGACCGCAATACGCCGCCGCCGGTCAAGCGGCTGTTCCGTCTGGCCCGGCTCGGTACGTTCCAGCCGCGCGTACCGGACTATGCCGGGGCGTTTCAGGCGATCGGCCCGGCAGCGATCAAGCTGGGCCAAACGCTGGCGACCCGGCCCGACCTGGTCGGCGAGGAAGCCGCCTATAACCTGCTGAGCCTGCAGGACAGCCTGCCGCCGGTGCCCTTCGCCTCGATCAGCGCGGAGATCGAGGCCAGCTTCGGCAAGCCGCTGGATGCCCTGTTCGCCAGCATCGACCCGGTCCCGGTGGGGGCGGCTTCGATTGCACAGGTCCACAAGGGCGTCACCACCGATGGCCGCACCGTCGCCATCAAGGTGCTGCGCCCCGGCATCCGTGAGAAATTCGCCGCCGATATCGAGACCTACGAATGGGCCGCAGCCCATCTCGAGGCATTGGGCGGCGAAGCTGCACGCCTGCGCCCGCGCCTGGTCATTGCCAACCTCAAGCGCTGGACCATGCGCGAGCTGGACCTGCGGCGCGAGGCGGCCTCCGCCTCCGAACTCGCCGATGCGATGAAGGGCTTCGAAGGCTATCGCATTCCCGCGATCGATTGGGATCGGACCAACGGCCGGGTCATGACGATCGAGTGGATCGACGGGATCAAAATCAGTGACCGCGCGGCGCTGGAGGCCAGCGGGGTGGACCTGCCGGAACTCGCTAGCCGCCTCGTTATCGCCTTTCTGACCCAGGCGATCAGCTATGGCTACTTCCATGCCGACATGCACCAGGGCAACCTGTTCGTACAGCCGGACGGGACCATCGCCGCGATCGACTTTGGCATCATGGGCCGGATCGACCGACGCGCACGCTACTGGCTGGCTGAGATCCTCTATGGCCTGACCACGGGCAATTACCGCCGCGTCGCCGAAATCCATTTCGAGGCGCAATACGTGCCGAGCTATCATTCGGTCGACGAGTTTGCGACCGCGCTGCGCGCCGTCGGCGAACCCATGCGCGGCAAGCCGGTGAGCGAACTGTCGGTCGGGCAGATGCTGGACGGCCTCTTCGCGATCACCCGCGATTTCGACATGCAGACCCAGCCGCATTTGCTGCTGCTGCAGAAGACCATGGTGATGGTTGAAGGTCTGGCCACGGCGCTGCACCCTGGCATCAACATGTGGGACACGTCCGGCCCCTTCGTAAAGAACTGGATCCGCGACGAGCTGGGCCCCGAGGCAGCACTGGCCGACCGGCTCAAGGAAGACGGCGAAACCCTGTTGCGGCTGCCCGGCCTGCTCCGCCGGCTGGAGGAGCAGTTCCCGCCGAAGGGCGGTGCCCCCGAACAACCGCCGCTGCCCGACATCGAACTGGTCTGGGACCGCCGGCAGGCAAGCGCAGGGCGCGGCTGGGGCGGCTATCTGCTGGCGCTGCTGGCGGGCGGTGCGGCGGTCTGGGGCGCAGGCCTCGCGGGCTGGCTCTGA
- a CDS encoding class I adenylate-forming enzyme family protein — MHYAQLRQVREELTGPGGPFEIVEAQVLGHKMKVYKNAPPSGREFWLSTAAFGPRDYIVYQGERLTYARAHDQVRAVTAWLWEQGVRPGDRVAIAMRNYPEWMLIYWACLCIGVAAVGTNAWWTPEELDYALADSAPKVIFADAERLARLAECTGDAAKVTTVAVRAQGSGTVPWEDVIAHPGAMPAVTVDPDSDACIFYTSGTTGHPKGAQLTHRGCISNLMNLLYAGASSGMATERGGGAAIPAEPPIPATLVTTPLFHVTANNCAAYAATAQGGKMVLMYRWDAGEALKLIEAERCNGLSGVPVMARELINHPDFDKYDTSSLLNMSGGGAQVPPDQVGAIDRKIPSARPSTGYGMTETCGIITSVGGDFFVDRPNSAGPAMPNFEVKCVDDDGNTVPQGEVGELWVKGSSVIKGYLNRPDANEASFTDGWLHTGDVARIDEDGFIYIVDRKKDMVLRGGENVYCTEVEAGIYRHPAVAECCVFGVPDERLGEEVGVAVVLKPGESLDSEGLRTHCLAVMAKHKVPRFVWFRDEALPRNANGKFLRRELRDELSRQAEEA, encoded by the coding sequence ATGCATTACGCACAATTGCGCCAGGTGCGCGAGGAGCTGACCGGGCCGGGTGGCCCCTTTGAAATCGTCGAAGCCCAGGTGCTGGGCCACAAGATGAAGGTCTACAAGAATGCGCCGCCCTCGGGCCGCGAGTTCTGGCTCTCCACCGCTGCCTTTGGCCCGCGCGACTACATTGTCTATCAAGGTGAACGGCTGACTTACGCCCGGGCGCACGACCAGGTCCGGGCCGTGACAGCTTGGCTCTGGGAGCAGGGCGTCCGTCCTGGTGACCGGGTTGCCATCGCCATGCGCAACTATCCCGAATGGATGCTGATCTACTGGGCCTGCCTGTGCATTGGTGTCGCCGCGGTTGGCACCAATGCCTGGTGGACGCCCGAAGAGCTTGACTATGCGCTGGCCGATTCGGCCCCGAAGGTGATCTTCGCCGATGCCGAGCGGCTGGCGCGGCTGGCCGAATGCACGGGGGATGCGGCAAAGGTCACCACCGTCGCGGTTCGCGCCCAGGGGTCCGGCACAGTCCCGTGGGAGGATGTGATCGCCCACCCCGGCGCCATGCCAGCGGTGACGGTTGATCCCGATAGCGATGCCTGCATCTTCTACACCAGCGGCACGACCGGCCATCCCAAGGGTGCGCAGCTGACCCATCGCGGCTGCATTTCCAACCTGATGAACTTGCTCTACGCCGGCGCTTCGAGCGGCATGGCGACCGAGCGCGGCGGCGGCGCGGCAATCCCGGCCGAACCGCCGATCCCGGCGACCCTGGTCACCACCCCGCTGTTCCACGTCACCGCCAATAACTGCGCCGCCTATGCCGCAACGGCCCAGGGCGGGAAGATGGTGCTGATGTACCGCTGGGACGCCGGTGAAGCGCTCAAGCTGATCGAGGCCGAGCGCTGCAACGGCCTCTCAGGCGTACCGGTGATGGCGCGCGAGCTGATCAACCACCCGGATTTCGACAAGTACGATACCTCCAGCCTGCTCAACATGTCGGGCGGCGGGGCACAGGTGCCGCCGGATCAGGTCGGCGCGATTGACCGGAAGATCCCTTCGGCCCGCCCCTCAACCGGCTATGGCATGACCGAGACCTGCGGGATCATCACCTCAGTCGGCGGGGATTTCTTCGTCGACCGCCCGAACAGCGCCGGCCCGGCCATGCCCAACTTCGAGGTGAAGTGTGTCGATGATGACGGCAACACCGTGCCGCAGGGCGAAGTGGGAGAGCTCTGGGTCAAGGGCTCCTCGGTGATCAAGGGCTACCTCAATCGGCCCGATGCAAACGAAGCCTCGTTCACCGATGGCTGGCTCCACACCGGCGACGTCGCCCGGATCGACGAGGACGGCTTCATCTATATCGTCGACCGCAAGAAGGACATGGTCCTGCGCGGCGGGGAGAACGTCTATTGTACCGAAGTTGAGGCTGGCATCTACCGCCACCCGGCCGTGGCCGAGTGCTGCGTGTTCGGCGTGCCGGACGAGCGGCTGGGCGAGGAAGTGGGCGTCGCCGTCGTGCTGAAGCCTGGCGAGTCGCTTGATTCTGAAGGGCTGCGCACGCACTGCCTGGCGGTCATGGCCAAGCACAAGGTGCCGCGCTTCGTCTGGTTCCGCGACGAGGCCCTGCCCCGTAACGCCAACGGCAAGTTCCTGCGGCGTGAACTGCGCGACGAGTTGTCACGCCAGGCCGAGGAGGCCTGA
- the dnaA gene encoding chromosomal replication initiator protein DnaA, whose product MMEEQEALDLAADWADISRGLRKDLGNQLYSQWIKPIQLGSLCKQSGTLDLYLPNEFAANWVSDRFADRLSLAWKIARPDIRTVKISVLPGRRAMPGLRLGREDGRRAANDGAPITQPGDALGMGAAELGALGQGPIGLDPSLTFASFVTGAANILASNAAQRMAATETPQFAPLYLKAATGQGKTHLLHAIGHAYLANHQRARIFYCSAERFMVEFVQALRQNQTIEFKARLRGFDLLLVDDIQFIIGKASAQEELLYTIDALLAEGKRLVFAADRAPQALDGVEQRLLSRLSMGLVADIQPADIELRRSILEHRLQRFSPSHVPGDVVEFLARTINRNVRELVGGLNKLIAYAQLTGQAVSLQLAEEQLTDILSANRRRITIDEIQRTVCQFYRVDRTEMASKRRARAVVRPRQVAMYLAKVLTPRSYPEIGRKFGGRDHSTVIHAVRLIEDLRTRDADMDGDVRSLLRQLES is encoded by the coding sequence ATGATGGAAGAACAGGAAGCGCTCGATCTCGCTGCCGACTGGGCTGATATCAGCCGCGGTCTACGCAAGGATCTGGGCAATCAGCTATACAGCCAGTGGATCAAGCCGATCCAGCTCGGCTCGCTCTGCAAGCAGAGCGGGACGCTCGACCTCTATCTGCCGAACGAGTTCGCGGCCAACTGGGTGTCGGACCGGTTCGCCGATCGGCTCTCGCTCGCGTGGAAGATCGCCCGGCCCGATATCCGCACCGTCAAGATCTCGGTCTTGCCAGGCCGCCGCGCAATGCCCGGCCTGCGGCTCGGCCGCGAGGATGGCCGCCGCGCTGCCAACGATGGCGCGCCGATTACTCAACCTGGCGATGCCCTGGGCATGGGCGCGGCCGAACTGGGTGCCCTCGGCCAGGGCCCGATCGGGCTCGATCCTTCGCTGACTTTCGCCAGCTTCGTGACCGGTGCCGCGAACATCCTTGCCAGCAATGCCGCCCAGCGCATGGCTGCAACCGAAACGCCGCAGTTCGCCCCGCTCTATCTCAAGGCGGCGACTGGCCAGGGCAAGACCCACCTGCTTCACGCGATCGGCCATGCCTATCTGGCCAATCACCAGCGCGCGCGGATCTTCTACTGCTCGGCTGAGCGCTTCATGGTCGAATTCGTCCAGGCGCTGCGCCAGAACCAGACGATCGAGTTCAAGGCGCGGCTGCGCGGGTTCGATCTGCTGCTGGTCGATGACATCCAGTTCATTATCGGCAAGGCCTCGGCCCAGGAAGAACTGCTCTACACGATCGATGCGCTGCTTGCCGAAGGCAAGCGGCTGGTCTTCGCCGCCGACCGCGCCCCACAGGCGCTGGACGGGGTTGAGCAGCGGCTTCTCTCGCGCCTGTCGATGGGCTTGGTTGCCGATATCCAGCCGGCTGACATCGAACTGCGCCGCTCGATCCTGGAGCATCGGCTCCAGCGCTTTTCGCCCAGCCATGTTCCGGGCGACGTGGTCGAGTTCCTCGCCCGCACGATCAACCGCAATGTTCGCGAACTGGTCGGCGGGCTCAACAAGCTGATTGCCTATGCCCAGCTGACCGGCCAGGCCGTGTCACTGCAGTTGGCCGAGGAACAGCTGACCGATATTCTCTCGGCCAATCGCCGCCGCATCACGATCGACGAGATCCAGCGCACCGTATGCCAGTTCTACCGGGTCGATCGGACCGAAATGGCCAGCAAGCGCCGCGCCCGCGCGGTGGTTCGCCCGCGCCAGGTGGCGATGTATCTCGCCAAGGTGCTGACGCCGCGCTCCTATCCCGAAATCGGCCGCAAGTTTGGCGGGCGCGATCACTCGACCGTGATCCACGCCGTGCGCCTGATAGAAGACCTGCGTACCCGCGATGCCGACATGGATGGCGATGTGCGCAGCCTGCTGCGCCAGCTGGAAAGTTGA
- a CDS encoding SDR family NAD(P)-dependent oxidoreductase has protein sequence MGDLDGRIAMVTGASRGLGAATARALAAAGAKVAVTDLSAPEDLAAEIGGIARAQDVTSESDWAATMDWIKAELGGLDVLVNNAGLWLFKPILETTLDDWRRLHAVNVEGVFLGTRAAIPLLAERAHLWRGGTAIVNLSSVAGIEGAAGGTCYNSTKGAVRLFTKGCARELAAARVRVNSVHPGVIDTDMGRKLIDDFAGAQGVGNNESLAAVSALHPLGHLGEPQNVADAVVFLASDRAAFTTGSELIVDGGMTS, from the coding sequence ATGGGTGACCTCGACGGACGGATCGCTATGGTCACTGGTGCCTCGCGCGGGCTTGGCGCGGCAACGGCGCGGGCTCTGGCGGCGGCTGGCGCCAAGGTGGCGGTGACGGACTTGTCTGCGCCCGAAGACCTCGCCGCCGAGATCGGCGGGATCGCCCGCGCGCAGGACGTGACCAGCGAGTCCGACTGGGCCGCGACAATGGACTGGATCAAGGCCGAGCTTGGCGGCCTGGACGTGCTCGTCAACAACGCCGGCCTCTGGCTGTTCAAGCCGATCCTCGAAACCACGCTGGATGACTGGCGCAGGCTTCATGCGGTCAATGTCGAAGGCGTTTTCCTCGGCACCCGCGCGGCGATCCCGCTTCTGGCCGAACGCGCCCACCTGTGGCGCGGCGGCACGGCGATCGTGAATCTCTCGTCGGTCGCCGGGATCGAAGGGGCAGCCGGCGGAACCTGCTACAACAGCACCAAGGGCGCCGTCCGGCTCTTCACCAAGGGCTGCGCCCGGGAACTGGCAGCGGCGCGGGTCCGCGTCAATTCGGTCCATCCGGGCGTGATCGATACCGATATGGGCCGCAAGCTGATTGACGATTTCGCCGGGGCGCAAGGCGTCGGCAACAATGAAAGCCTTGCGGCGGTCTCGGCGCTGCATCCGCTTGGCCACCTGGGCGAGCCGCAGAATGTGGCCGATGCGGTGGTATTCTTGGCAAGCGACCGCGCGGCCTTCACCACCGGCAGCGAACTGATCGTCGACGGCGGGATGACGTCCTAG
- a CDS encoding low molecular weight protein-tyrosine-phosphatase codes for MTEPAVLFVCLGNICRSPMAEGAFRAAAAAAGLNIRIDSAGTAAYHVGDPPDPRAQETARKYGAEIGGLRGRQLVAEDFRRFTHVLVMDHSNLANAQAIVPDDAITQPQLLLDLVPGRAGAAVADPYYGGEEHFEDTWADVSQAAAALVEALRR; via the coding sequence ATGACTGAACCAGCCGTGCTGTTTGTCTGCCTGGGCAATATCTGCCGCTCGCCAATGGCAGAGGGCGCCTTTCGCGCCGCCGCCGCGGCAGCCGGCCTGAACATCCGCATCGATAGCGCCGGGACCGCCGCCTATCACGTTGGCGATCCACCCGATCCCCGCGCGCAGGAAACGGCGCGCAAATATGGGGCCGAGATCGGCGGCCTGCGCGGACGGCAACTTGTCGCCGAGGACTTCCGCCGCTTCACCCACGTGCTGGTGATGGACCATTCCAACCTCGCCAACGCCCAGGCGATCGTGCCGGACGATGCAATTACGCAGCCGCAGTTGCTGCTTGATCTGGTGCCGGGCCGCGCAGGCGCAGCAGTGGCCGATCCCTATTACGGCGGCGAGGAGCATTTCGAGGACACCTGGGCCGATGTCAGCCAGGCAGCAGCCGCATTGGTCGAGGCGCTGCGACGATGA
- the rpsT gene encoding 30S ribosomal protein S20, giving the protein MANTPQAKKRIRRNEKRAEINGNRLGRIRTFVKKVEAALAGGDKAAAAEALKAAQPELQRGVARGVLHKNTAARKFARLTKRVSAL; this is encoded by the coding sequence ATGGCCAATACGCCGCAAGCCAAGAAGCGCATCCGTCGCAACGAGAAGCGCGCAGAAATCAACGGCAACCGTCTGGGCCGTATCCGCACCTTTGTGAAGAAGGTCGAAGCCGCCCTTGCCGGTGGTGACAAGGCAGCCGCAGCCGAAGCGCTGAAGGCGGCCCAGCCGGAACTGCAGCGCGGTGTGGCCCGCGGCGTGCTCCACAAGAACACCGCTGCCCGCAAGTTTGCCCGCCTGACGAAGCGCGTTTCGGCGCTCTGA
- a CDS encoding class I SAM-dependent methyltransferase, giving the protein MSEQVSFGYEEVSPEEKTERVGAVFSSVAKKYDVMNDAMSVGMHRLWKDKFVRRVKPRPGEQILDMAGGTGDIAFRLAAQGAQVTVSDINQDMLDVGIERAMERGLDGLVWSRQNAEELSFPSRFFDAYTIAFGIRNVTRIDHALAEAHRVLKHGGRFYCLEFSTTEWPGFKEVYDLYSHKLVPKIGEAIAGDADSYRYLIESIRRFPTMPEFEQMIRAAGFTRTKVEPILGGLVAIHSGWKI; this is encoded by the coding sequence ATGAGCGAACAGGTTTCCTTTGGCTACGAAGAGGTCTCTCCCGAGGAGAAGACCGAGCGCGTCGGTGCGGTGTTTTCTAGCGTCGCCAAGAAATACGACGTGATGAACGATGCCATGTCGGTTGGGATGCACCGGCTGTGGAAAGACAAGTTCGTCCGCCGCGTGAAGCCCCGCCCGGGTGAGCAGATCCTCGACATGGCAGGCGGCACGGGTGACATCGCCTTCCGCTTGGCAGCCCAGGGTGCGCAGGTCACCGTTTCCGACATCAACCAGGACATGCTGGACGTTGGCATAGAGCGCGCCATGGAGCGCGGCCTTGATGGCCTGGTCTGGTCGCGCCAGAACGCCGAGGAACTGAGCTTCCCCAGCCGTTTCTTCGATGCCTATACCATTGCCTTCGGCATCCGGAATGTCACCCGGATCGATCACGCTCTGGCCGAGGCGCACCGCGTGCTGAAGCATGGCGGGCGGTTCTACTGCCTGGAATTCTCGACCACCGAATGGCCCGGCTTCAAGGAGGTCTATGACCTCTATTCGCACAAGCTGGTGCCGAAGATCGGTGAGGCGATTGCCGGCGATGCCGATTCCTATCGCTACCTGATCGAATCGATCCGCCGCTTCCCAACCATGCCCGAATTCGAGCAAATGATCCGCGCGGCCGGCTTTACCCGCACCAAGGTTGAACCGATCCTGGGCGGCCTGGTAGCCATTCACAGCGGCTGGAAGATTTGA
- the mutM gene encoding bifunctional DNA-formamidopyrimidine glycosylase/DNA-(apurinic or apyrimidinic site) lyase codes for MPELPEVETTVRGLARYLDGARLVRVEPRRADLRRPFPTDLVQALTGATVSGMGRRAKYGLIHTDRGRSLVFHLGMSGRWRIDPEDIGAHDHLVLETASGHVLALNDPRRFGSVDLVDEGALEEWPTFAAMGPEPLGEELTAAHLKSALAGRSAAIKLMLLDQRIVAGLGNIYVCEALFRAGIDPRKAAGRVSGPALTRLVPAIKAVIAEAIEAGGSTLRDYAQPDGQLGYFSKQFDVYDRAGEDCTRCGAPVQRFPQGGRSTWHCAKCQK; via the coding sequence ATGCCTGAATTACCTGAAGTTGAAACCACGGTTCGCGGCCTGGCGCGTTATCTCGACGGCGCGCGGCTGGTGCGGGTTGAACCACGCCGGGCGGACCTGCGCAGGCCCTTTCCGACTGACCTGGTCCAGGCGCTGACCGGAGCCACGGTCAGTGGGATGGGACGCCGGGCCAAGTACGGCTTGATCCATACCGATCGCGGACGGAGCCTCGTGTTCCACCTTGGCATGTCGGGGCGGTGGCGGATCGACCCAGAGGATATCGGTGCGCACGATCACCTCGTGCTGGAAACGGCCTCAGGCCATGTGCTTGCGCTCAACGACCCGCGCCGGTTCGGTTCGGTTGACCTCGTAGATGAAGGGGCTCTGGAGGAATGGCCGACTTTCGCCGCGATGGGGCCAGAGCCGCTGGGTGAAGAACTTACTGCGGCGCACCTCAAGTCGGCCCTGGCGGGGCGTAGTGCGGCGATCAAGCTGATGCTGCTCGATCAGCGGATCGTCGCTGGATTGGGCAACATCTATGTCTGCGAGGCGCTGTTCCGCGCCGGAATCGACCCGCGCAAGGCCGCAGGCCGGGTCAGCGGACCCGCGCTGACCCGACTGGTACCCGCCATCAAAGCGGTAATTGCCGAGGCGATCGAGGCAGGCGGATCGACCCTGCGCGACTATGCGCAGCCGGATGGACAACTCGGCTATTTCTCCAAGCAATTCGATGTCTACGACCGGGCGGGAGAGGATTGCACGCGGTGTGGGGCCCCGGTGCAACGCTTTCCGCAGGGCGGTCGCAGCACCTGGCACTGCGCCAAGTGCCAAAAGTAG
- a CDS encoding TetR/AcrR family transcriptional regulator, whose product MSIRDAQREAVIERLAGHLLAHGLARTSLRQLAQAAGVSDRMLLYYFADKAEVLAAVMARVAGELSLRLAEAIPDGAPLRPAELVRRAAAFTTGPEMRRFMGLWVEVVAAAARGEVPFPAIVSQVMAGFRLWVDSRLDLPPGADREGTAAAIIAVIDGLALVDICSDDEITPRMAAALSALLAE is encoded by the coding sequence ATGAGCATCAGGGACGCACAGCGCGAAGCGGTGATCGAACGGCTGGCCGGGCATCTGCTCGCGCACGGCCTCGCCCGGACCAGCCTGCGCCAGCTGGCCCAGGCTGCCGGCGTGAGCGACCGGATGCTGCTCTATTACTTTGCCGACAAAGCCGAGGTGCTGGCCGCCGTCATGGCGCGCGTGGCAGGCGAGCTTTCGCTGCGCCTGGCGGAAGCGATTCCCGATGGTGCGCCGCTGCGGCCGGCCGAACTGGTGCGCCGCGCCGCAGCCTTTACCACGGGGCCGGAAATGCGGCGCTTCATGGGATTGTGGGTCGAGGTTGTCGCCGCTGCCGCCCGCGGAGAGGTGCCCTTCCCGGCCATCGTGTCACAGGTCATGGCCGGATTTAGGCTGTGGGTCGATTCGCGGCTGGACCTGCCCCCGGGCGCTGATCGCGAGGGCACGGCCGCGGCAATCATCGCCGTGATCGACGGCCTCGCCCTGGTCGACATCTGCAGCGACGATGAGATTACCCCGCGCATGGCCGCGGCATTGTCAGCCCTGCTCGCCGAATAA
- a CDS encoding YbaK/EbsC family protein, whose amino-acid sequence MSHESVVAWLAQHAPDIRLIDQAQSTATVAEAAATLGVEPGRIAKTLAFRVGDMPYLLVTRGDARLDNARCKAELGGRPRMLDPDETLALTGHAVGGVCPFGLATELPILADRSLLAYPTVFPAAGSRTSSVELEPQRLVNLVGARWVEICKLPE is encoded by the coding sequence ATGAGTCACGAAAGTGTTGTCGCCTGGCTGGCGCAGCACGCGCCGGACATCCGGCTGATCGACCAGGCCCAGTCAACCGCCACCGTGGCTGAAGCCGCAGCGACCCTGGGGGTCGAACCGGGCCGAATAGCCAAGACTCTGGCCTTCCGGGTGGGCGATATGCCTTACCTCTTGGTGACACGCGGCGATGCGCGGCTGGATAATGCGCGCTGCAAGGCCGAACTGGGCGGACGGCCGCGCATGCTCGATCCCGATGAGACGCTGGCGCTGACCGGCCACGCCGTGGGCGGGGTCTGCCCCTTTGGCCTGGCGACGGAATTGCCGATCCTGGCTGACCGCTCGCTACTGGCCTATCCGACCGTCTTCCCGGCCGCTGGATCGCGCACCTCTTCGGTTGAACTGGAACCCCAGCGCCTCGTCAATCTGGTCGGAGCGCGCTGGGTCGAGATCTGCAAGCTTCCCGAATGA